tatatatatatctacaaCTACAATAAATAGACACAGGAGACCAAATTAGAGTAAATAGACGCCCAACAACCTTTAATGATGGGTTTAACAAACTGAGAAATGAATTTCACTACTTCTACAAATTCAAAAGCTTAGTCAAATATGTTCACATATTGGGATTTGATCATTAACGTCTTCCCAATGCACAAAATGAATGAGATGCAGAGACTAGTTCAGGCATCGGTACTAACATAGATTTCAAATTTCCAtctcttcatcttcttctttttattgaCGATTATAAAAGAGATTCACAGCACATTTTTCTATTCCCTAAATACAGTCCTTTTCGTGCAATAGTCCGATACTAATTCAGCAAAGGTATGCAAATTTCTTTCTGTTCATTGTTTTTCCCTTTCGGTTTATTAGTACTTCTATTGTTAGTTTTACCTTCCGACTATATAGATAAAAGAACTGGTACTGTTTTTTTGAAGAAGAGGATGAAATGGAAAGGACCTACTCTGCTGGTAATTCTGATTTGTTACTTTTAATACGAAAACTTGgaggattaatttttttttttgtccttttgcATACTTTTTATCAGTATAAAATTGCACTCTGAAGTCAACTTGTACGTTGCAAAATCACAGTCCATTGGAAGATATTTACTTAAAAGATAATTCTACGGTTGGTATCATTGATTGTAAGAAAAAATATGAATTCATATGTGCATAGACGTCTATACGAATCACGTGGGCCTCCATTTCATTACTTAAAGAAAATGTTTAGAGACCTCCATTCATTGCAGATTAAGTTCTATTTGTTTTTGATATTTTGCAGATCATGGGGATCATTCATGAAGCCAAATTGCAAGAATCGTCTCACGAAGATGATACAAACTGCGGCAAGCCATTGGACAGAAAATTGTCCAACTCTTCTATGAATGTCCCTGTAACTGAAGAAGATGTGAAAGATGCCGAATGCTTCAGCAAATTGGACTCCTCAAACAATGTGGATTCAAGAGGTAAAGTGCAGGAAAAGCCATTTCAGCGAATCTGGATGCGGGATGATGAGATCGATTTACTTCATATTATGATCGATCGCATGGAGCAAAATGCAGCTCAACCTCGTAGTTATGAAGACATTTTTTCTCATATTCGTGAACATCCACTTAGTTTTCAACCTACTAGGATTCAACTGAAGGAGAAGATTAGGCATTTGagagaaaaatacaagaagaatgCGAAAGAACCTCAAAAGTTTATCAAGTCTTATCATGAAGTAAGACTATTCGAATTATCGAGTAAAGTATGGGGTGTTGAACAGTCAGATTTTCTCCAATCCAGTGGAACAATTAAAGGTAATTGCCATTCCAAGGCAAAGGAGATACTGGAGGATGAAAAGGACACTTTTGCAGTGACAAGCAATTCAGCTTTACATGAACAAGTCGGATAGGATAATGGAGCAATTGGATTAGGTTATTGCAGATCAACTAAAAGTTTCTATGAGGTAATAGTCATTCTACCTTGCTGAGATCATGGATTTTATGGATTTCTGATGTTTTCAAATGCAATAATATGAAAATCTGATGGGTaaaaattgttttaattgaGATCATTCAATAACCATCAAACAGTAGAAGATCCAATAGCAGTGAAAAAATGACAAAGCTGTCATTATGGAGTTACTTAATGTAAACATAGAGACTATCTTAGAGCAACAATATCTTATGAAATGTTCTTCTGTCTTGTAGCAAACGACACATAGTTATGGCTAATcaggtgtatatatatatagcggTAAGTGTTGTAACAATGCCATTTATGTTCATGTTTCCTATTCAATCTTACCTGACAATTTTTGTTATCTTGATCATATGTTGATGCTTTTGTCCGAAGAATTTCAGGCATTTTActattttgtttttattgtttAGCTATGTCCACCAAATCGCCAGAAAAGAATAGTTTTGGCAAATTTTAGCATTACTAATTGCACAATTTTTTTCCAGCGCAGGGCCCTAAAAAGATGGATTAGACAGTCGATGCTGCTTTTGTTATTCGTTGCGCAAACTCTTGCTCTTGGGTTTATCTTGGCTAGTCTGCTCGTTGTTGAGTTCTATTGAagttcctcctttttttttgtcttcgAGCCTTGAAGTTGGTTTTGGTGCTTCTGCACTTTTGATTCACCAAATGCCTTATCAAGTAGTTCATGTTGCTtcaattttgtattttgttaatttgtttCTGGCTTTTAGACTATGAATTTAATCAAAATGGAAGTCTAGCGgtttaaagggaaaaaaattgtaactttctagtaaaaaattagaaaaaaaaatctgcttCATTGggttaaaattttttcaaatttattacCTTTGGCAAATGTTTTCCAACTGTTTTAGTCTCTGTTATTTACTGCATGAAAATGTTGAAACATTTCCCCAGAGGAATTTCAGAAGATTATTAGCTCAAAATTAAGCTAAACTTTGGTTCCACCATAACCATACCCAAGACTTAAGTTACCTATATacttcctaaaaaaaaaaaaaaagttacctATCTAAAACATTTTCAGCTGCCTTGTGCTAAAATAATAACCTCTACTGGTACAACAATTTCAAGTTCACAAATCGAGAAGACAAGAATGCATGACcgtcttagtttttttttttttttttttttttaaactttgcTGGTAAGTTTTCATACTTTACCAAAAGATAATCGTGTATGACCACCTTATATTTTATCAAATAGAGACAAAGCCTTTCTTTGGAAAgtatgaaaaatgaaataacAAATTACATTTGCAAATGATACGATATTTGCAGACTAAAAATGGTAGCTCAAAATGTATTCCTTAAACTCTTTTCAATCATAGAAtattagttttaaaattttaatttattttgaattattatttggGGTTTGAAATTCTTTGAACAACCACAAATGTCTGAGCATCCTCACGTAGTATAAGTTATATAAAACAATAGGACTAATAACTCCACTTTGCAATCCCAATTTTGGAATCGGTTTGGTAAAAGGggcaaattttattttattttatttaaaataattgtgAGTAGAGAGGTCTAATCGTAGTTTGTTGAAACGTAGGGTGACAGATGTAGCTACTTCGACAACATTGTACTGCTTCAGTTGAGTAGGAAAAATAGTAATCTTGAGAAGAGGGAAGTAAATACAATTATTATTGGATCATGTGTTAAGGAACTTGATACCCCTTAAGCAAGATTTTGGATTCGAGTTTTACCGATGAAGAAAACAGTGTTGAGAGAGTCATTTCCAAAAGGGGTCCAATAACGTGAGTTTTAAACAAAAAGGGGGGGGGGAGTAAATTAGATACTTTGCATTTTTTAAcatataaagaaaaaaataaataatgagtGAAAGTTTACCCAGTATAGTATTTCacacaaataacaaaaaattgaacacaaacatgcaaagaaaaaaataaaaatcataaagaaAAAATCAAGGATGACCTaattaatggttcatttggaatgcaagtttttggagttttgtatAAAATATATTGTAGCGatgtaatatatgtgaaataaaaaaataattgaaaaatgtgtcaAGGAGATTTTTCTTCGCAAATTTGAATCCAAACAAGACAGGATcttcaaaacattttttttggaTCTGCAATCCTTAAAAATCATCAATGAACCGGTTCTTTGTCTAATttctaaattatttttttagagTGATTTCATTTTCAATTTCTAGTTGCTTACTAATTTACAGATTCATG
This sequence is a window from Coffea eugenioides isolate CCC68of chromosome 7, Ceug_1.0, whole genome shotgun sequence. Protein-coding genes within it:
- the LOC113777360 gene encoding probable transcription factor At4g00390, whose amino-acid sequence is MSHHTPAMSLGESVYEYNSDNKKIMGIIHEAKLQESSHEDDTNCGKPLDRKLSNSSMNVPVTEEDVKDAECFSKLDSSNNVDSRGKVQEKPFQRIWMRDDEIDLLHIMIDRMEQNAAQPRSYEDIFSHIREHPLSFQPTRIQLKEKIRHLREKYKKNAKEPQKFIKSYHEVRLFELSSKVWGVEQSDFLQSSGTIKGNCHSKAKEILEDEKDTFAVTSNSALHEQVG